From a region of the Longimicrobium sp. genome:
- a CDS encoding DNA polymerase IV, producing the protein MSTDARPRRILLADCDSYFVRCAQLADPEGAGRAELLIVGGRPDGRGVVTSASYAARKYGVHAGMPMARALQLCPRATLAPVPGEMVKRKHVEVRAVLDEFSPLVEAASVDEFYLDLTGTELLYHNEPLEETARRIQSAVRERTEIVVSIGGATSKMLAKMAAGVNKPAGIFVVPPGGEQDFMLRWELADLPGVGPSFAEALRRRGVTTVHQALPLDLATLTAWMGPARARWLHTVIRGEGSSEVTPRSPQKSVSHERTFPRDLTDEREIETRLLYLATETGASLRKEGMKARTVTVRLRYADFTDRSASRTLPEPLESDRAIFAVARQLLRQLREQRGGGIRLLGVGVSKLGEDVDAEPLLFEAPGGVESERDRKLSEITDRLRARFGKDALIPGRITEPRES; encoded by the coding sequence ATGTCCACCGACGCGCGCCCCCGCCGCATACTGCTGGCCGACTGCGACTCGTACTTCGTCCGTTGCGCGCAGCTGGCGGACCCCGAGGGCGCGGGGCGTGCCGAGCTGCTGATCGTGGGCGGCCGGCCGGATGGACGCGGCGTGGTGACCTCGGCCAGCTACGCGGCGCGCAAGTACGGGGTGCACGCGGGGATGCCGATGGCGCGCGCCCTCCAGCTCTGCCCGCGCGCCACCCTCGCCCCCGTGCCCGGCGAGATGGTGAAGCGCAAGCACGTGGAGGTGCGCGCCGTACTCGACGAGTTCTCGCCGCTCGTGGAAGCCGCGAGCGTGGACGAGTTCTATCTGGACCTCACCGGCACCGAGCTCCTCTACCACAACGAGCCGCTCGAGGAAACCGCGCGCCGCATCCAGTCCGCCGTGCGCGAGCGGACGGAGATCGTGGTCTCCATCGGCGGCGCGACGTCGAAGATGCTGGCCAAGATGGCGGCCGGGGTGAACAAGCCCGCGGGGATCTTTGTGGTCCCGCCGGGCGGCGAGCAGGACTTCATGCTGCGCTGGGAGCTGGCGGACCTCCCAGGCGTGGGCCCCTCCTTCGCCGAAGCGCTCCGCCGCCGCGGCGTCACCACCGTGCACCAGGCGCTCCCGCTGGACCTCGCGACGCTGACGGCGTGGATGGGCCCGGCGCGGGCGCGGTGGCTCCACACCGTCATCCGCGGCGAGGGAAGCTCCGAAGTCACGCCACGATCGCCGCAGAAGTCCGTTTCGCACGAGCGCACCTTTCCGCGCGACCTCACCGACGAGCGCGAGATCGAGACCCGCCTCCTGTACCTCGCCACGGAGACGGGCGCATCGCTGCGCAAGGAGGGGATGAAGGCGCGCACGGTGACGGTGCGCCTGCGCTACGCCGACTTCACCGACCGCTCCGCGAGCCGCACGCTCCCCGAGCCGCTGGAGTCGGACCGCGCGATCTTTGCCGTCGCGCGCCAGCTCCTCCGCCAGCTTCGCGAGCAGCGCGGGGGCGGCATCCGGCTGCTGGGCGTGGGCGTCTCCAAGCTGGGCGAGGACGTGGACGCCGAGCCGCTCCTCTTCGAAGCCCCCGGCGGCGTGGAGAGCGAGCGCGACCGCAAGCTCTCCGAGATCACCGACCGCCTGCGCGCCCGCTTCGGCAAGGACGCGCTGATCCCAGGACGCATTACCGAGCCGCGGGAATCCTAA
- a CDS encoding DUF72 domain-containing protein produces MNPDPTPAPPAFVGCAGWSLPLKDQPRFPAEGTHLQRYASVFPAAEINSSFHRPHRPTTYARWADAVPDAFLFSVKLPREITHTAKLVGAEEPLDRFLGEASGLGAKLGCLLVQLPPSLAFDEEIAGAFLRALRERHAGPVACEPRHPTWFATPADALLIDHRVARVAADPARVPEAAEPGGWPELVYYRLHGSPRIYYSDYPPSYLDTLAASLKEATERNASTWCIFDNTASGAATTNALDLLERLR; encoded by the coding sequence ATGAATCCCGATCCCACACCAGCCCCGCCCGCGTTCGTCGGATGCGCGGGGTGGAGCCTGCCGCTCAAGGACCAGCCGCGCTTCCCGGCGGAGGGCACGCACCTGCAGCGCTATGCGTCCGTCTTTCCGGCGGCGGAGATCAACTCCTCCTTCCATCGCCCGCACCGCCCAACGACCTATGCGCGCTGGGCGGATGCCGTTCCGGACGCGTTCCTCTTCTCCGTCAAGCTCCCGCGCGAGATCACGCACACGGCCAAGCTGGTGGGCGCCGAAGAGCCGCTCGACCGCTTCCTGGGCGAGGCATCGGGACTCGGCGCGAAGCTGGGGTGCCTTCTCGTCCAGCTCCCGCCCAGCCTTGCCTTCGATGAAGAGATCGCGGGCGCATTCCTCCGCGCCCTGCGCGAGCGCCACGCCGGCCCCGTCGCCTGCGAGCCGCGCCACCCCACCTGGTTCGCCACCCCCGCCGACGCGCTCCTGATCGACCACCGCGTTGCCCGCGTCGCCGCGGACCCCGCGCGCGTCCCCGAAGCCGCGGAGCCGGGCGGCTGGCCCGAGCTGGTCTACTACCGCCTCCACGGCTCGCCGCGCATCTACTACTCCGACTACCCGCCGTCCTACCTGGACACCCTCGCCGCATCCTTGAAAGAAGCCACGGAGCGGAATGCATCCACCTGGTGCATCTTCGACAACACCGCCTCCGGCGCCGCCACCACCAACGCCCTCGACCTCCTCGAACGGCTGCGCTGA